The Paenibacillus sophorae genome has a segment encoding these proteins:
- a CDS encoding NifB/NifX family molybdenum-iron cluster-binding protein, translating to MSYKLAVGSSDGELVDQHFGRSERFYIYEVSDEGKWALLEVRDNVTTRAEGEHHTDELSRTVDMLKDCSKVLVLQIGTGAQQRLKQLGITVYSSRGTVDDALGKLIAFESKRKNRTFLDRDQAE from the coding sequence ATGTCTTACAAACTGGCGGTAGGAAGCAGCGACGGGGAGCTTGTCGATCAGCATTTCGGAAGAAGCGAGCGGTTTTATATCTATGAAGTCAGCGATGAAGGGAAATGGGCGCTGCTGGAAGTCCGCGACAACGTAACAACGCGGGCGGAGGGAGAGCATCACACCGATGAACTCAGCCGGACGGTCGATATGCTGAAGGACTGCAGCAAGGTGCTTGTGCTTCAGATCGGAACGGGTGCGCAGCAAAGGCTGAAGCAGCTCGGAATTACGGTGTATTCCAGCAGGGGGACGGTCGATGACGCGCTGGGCAAGCTGATCGCGTTCGAGAGCAAACGGAAGAACCGGACGTTTCTGGACCGCGATCAGGCGGAATAA
- a CDS encoding sensor histidine kinase, with amino-acid sequence MPKERANLFPFRPQGRGKRRGKFTSKLASIQVILTVTLTSIAVLVTVIVSFALYNKFAKTAEENASLNMQQIIEQVNYNLGLYVNGMRNIYEKAETQIEQNASIDSPMLHESLSTLLESREDLVSFAVFTPGGSLVLDVPSAPMRRNTRMGEQSWFTAPGKTGEISFSQPHVQNLFKKRYTWVVSMSKMIAYTDHGTRKKGILLVDFNFRTIDELSKQVKLGKRGYAYILDSLGNIVYHPQQQLIYAGLKYENVEPVLEYAYRSYLDESTGEKRFITVRTLNQTGWKIVGVAYYDEIVTTKRDLNQFMMLFLPLSILCVIVVSVLLSAKIARPISKLERTVQQVVEGDLNTSINVRGPYEVEQLSKRFNLMLQHIRKLMDQIIYEQETKRKGELEVLQSQINPHFLYNTLNSVIRLAERGKNEEVVTMIQSLSKFFRISLSKGRNIITLREELDHIRHYLVIQSFRFKNKFRYEIKAQPEVLNCLTVKLILQPIVENALYHGIEMMPDEGLIEISAELRNGLVVITVSDNGLGMSGDTLKNILKGGVKIGGGSGVGVRNVHERIRLYYGREYGLSFESELEEGTTVTVTFPAHDGDDGETAKEGAKSL; translated from the coding sequence ATGCCCAAAGAGCGGGCTAATCTCTTTCCATTTCGTCCGCAGGGGCGCGGCAAACGCAGGGGCAAATTCACCTCCAAGCTTGCCAGCATTCAGGTGATTCTGACGGTAACCCTGACTTCGATCGCCGTGCTTGTAACGGTTATCGTCAGCTTTGCGCTGTACAACAAGTTCGCGAAGACGGCAGAGGAGAATGCGAGCCTGAATATGCAGCAGATCATTGAGCAGGTCAATTACAACCTGGGGCTGTACGTGAACGGCATGCGAAATATTTATGAGAAAGCGGAGACACAGATTGAGCAGAATGCGTCCATTGATTCCCCGATGCTGCATGAAAGCCTGTCCACTTTGCTCGAATCGCGGGAGGATTTGGTATCCTTTGCCGTCTTCACGCCGGGCGGCAGTCTGGTGCTGGACGTTCCGTCCGCGCCGATGAGGCGCAACACCCGGATGGGAGAGCAAAGCTGGTTTACCGCCCCCGGGAAGACGGGAGAGATATCTTTTTCCCAGCCGCATGTCCAGAATTTATTCAAGAAGCGTTACACCTGGGTGGTATCCATGAGCAAAATGATCGCTTACACAGACCATGGAACAAGAAAAAAAGGGATATTGCTTGTCGACTTCAATTTTCGCACCATCGACGAGCTGAGCAAGCAGGTCAAGCTGGGAAAAAGAGGATATGCCTATATTTTGGACTCTCTAGGGAATATCGTCTACCATCCGCAGCAGCAGCTCATTTACGCCGGGCTGAAATATGAAAATGTGGAGCCGGTGCTGGAGTACGCCTACCGCAGCTATCTTGACGAATCCACGGGAGAGAAGCGGTTCATCACCGTGCGCACGCTGAATCAGACCGGCTGGAAAATCGTCGGCGTCGCCTATTATGACGAGATTGTGACGACCAAACGGGATCTCAATCAATTCATGATGCTGTTCCTCCCACTATCCATCCTATGCGTCATCGTGGTATCTGTGCTGCTGTCCGCCAAAATTGCCCGCCCGATCTCCAAGCTGGAGCGAACTGTTCAGCAGGTTGTGGAGGGGGATTTGAATACCTCGATCAACGTCCGCGGCCCTTACGAGGTGGAGCAGCTGTCCAAACGGTTCAATCTGATGCTCCAGCACATCCGCAAATTGATGGACCAGATTATTTACGAGCAGGAAACGAAGCGTAAGGGCGAACTGGAAGTGCTGCAATCCCAGATTAATCCGCATTTTTTGTACAATACGCTTAATTCCGTCATTCGGTTGGCCGAACGCGGCAAGAATGAGGAGGTTGTGACAATGATCCAGTCGCTCTCCAAGTTTTTTCGCATCAGTCTCAGCAAGGGAAGGAATATTATTACGCTCCGGGAGGAGCTCGATCATATCCGCCATTATCTTGTCATCCAAAGCTTCCGGTTCAAAAATAAATTCCGTTACGAGATTAAGGCGCAGCCGGAAGTGCTGAATTGCCTCACGGTCAAGCTGATTCTCCAGCCGATAGTCGAGAATGCGCTGTATCACGGCATCGAAATGATGCCCGATGAGGGGTTGATTGAAATCTCGGCTGAGCTGCGGAACGGTCTGGTCGTGATTACGGTCAGCGACAACGGTCTCGGAATGAGCGGGGACACGCTGAAAAATATTTTAAAGGGCGGCGTAAAAATCGGGGGCGGGTCTGGCGTCGGCGTACGCAATGTGCATGAGCGAATCCGCTTGTACTATGGGCGTGAGTACGGGCTATCTTTCGAGAGCGAGCTTGAAGAAGGCACTACGGTTACGGTTACTTTTCCGGCTCATGATGGAGACGATGGTGAAACGGCGAAGGAGGGGGCGAAATCCCTATGA
- the purT gene encoding formate-dependent phosphoribosylglycinamide formyltransferase, whose translation MWGSPYSAYSRKLLLLGSGELGKEVIIEAQRLGIETVAVDRYDGAPAMGVAHRSFVLDMLDGEALKELIRSEKPDVIVPEIEAIATDALLELEEEGFCVVPTARATKLTMDREGIRRLAAEKLGFPTADYRFADSLEELRQAVQELGTPCVIKPIMSSSGKGQSVCRKPEDVDSCWNTALEGARAKGTRVIVESFVVFESEITLLTVRSSSGTVFCPPIGHIQKDGDYVESWQPHEMTEEQLAQAQRIARNVTDELGGYGIFGVELFLTREGVLFSEVSPRPHDTGMVTMVTQDLSEFALHVRAVLGFPLEPVELLSPGASATLKAGKDAVGQAYAVTGLDEALRLPRTQVRVFGKPEVRPGRRMAVALSAADNVEKARATAKEAASLLKVEVCKDEQ comes from the coding sequence ATGTGGGGATCTCCCTATTCTGCTTACAGCCGCAAGCTGCTGCTGCTGGGCAGCGGAGAATTGGGCAAGGAAGTGATCATTGAAGCCCAGAGGTTGGGCATAGAGACGGTAGCCGTAGACCGTTACGACGGCGCTCCCGCGATGGGGGTTGCCCACCGTTCCTTTGTGCTTGATATGCTGGATGGAGAAGCGCTTAAGGAGCTTATCCGCTCCGAGAAACCCGATGTTATCGTTCCGGAGATTGAAGCCATTGCCACGGACGCTCTTTTGGAATTGGAAGAAGAAGGGTTTTGTGTCGTGCCGACCGCGCGCGCAACCAAGCTGACCATGGATCGGGAAGGCATCCGCCGGCTCGCCGCGGAGAAGCTTGGTTTTCCTACGGCCGATTACCGGTTCGCGGATAGTCTTGAAGAGCTCCGGCAGGCGGTGCAGGAACTTGGAACACCGTGCGTGATCAAGCCGATTATGAGCTCCTCCGGCAAAGGACAGAGTGTCTGCCGGAAACCCGAGGATGTGGACAGCTGCTGGAACACGGCTCTTGAGGGAGCCAGAGCCAAAGGAACGCGGGTCATTGTGGAATCTTTCGTCGTCTTCGAGAGCGAGATTACGCTGTTGACCGTTCGCTCCTCCTCCGGGACGGTGTTCTGTCCGCCGATCGGGCATATCCAGAAGGATGGGGACTATGTGGAATCCTGGCAGCCGCATGAAATGACGGAAGAACAGCTCGCCCAGGCGCAGAGAATCGCGCGTAACGTAACGGACGAGCTCGGAGGTTACGGCATCTTTGGCGTTGAGCTGTTCCTGACGCGGGAAGGCGTTCTGTTTAGTGAAGTAAGCCCGAGACCGCATGACACCGGAATGGTGACGATGGTTACACAGGATTTATCGGAGTTTGCTCTGCATGTCAGAGCAGTTCTCGGTTTCCCGCTTGAGCCGGTGGAATTGTTGTCACCGGGAGCGTCGGCGACGCTCAAAGCGGGGAAAGATGCTGTCGGACAGGCTTATGCCGTTACCGGACTGGATGAAGCGCTGCGGCTTCCCCGTACGCAGGTCCGTGTATTCGGCAAACCGGAGGTCCGCCCGGGACGGCGGATGGCGGTCGCGCTGAGTGCGGCCGATAATGTGGAAAAAGCGCGGGCGACAGCCAAAGAGGCGGCGTCACTGCTAAAAGTGGAGGTATGCAAGGATGAACAGTAG
- a CDS encoding GNAT family N-acetyltransferase, whose translation MNSSTQAPVLQIRNIDLNDLGTITALLRGFGYPTTLNVMKERLEAVENDPAYCTLVAEVNGQTVGMIELRQVISYCKEQESVAELTAIIVEESLRRSGLGKRLIAAGEDWARGRQCKQIFLSSGNRVERAPAHAFYRHLGFEQNGYRFCKSLL comes from the coding sequence ATGAACAGTAGTACTCAGGCACCGGTACTGCAGATTCGCAACATCGATCTGAACGATCTGGGGACAATTACGGCACTGCTGAGAGGATTCGGCTATCCGACAACCCTTAATGTGATGAAAGAGAGACTGGAGGCCGTGGAGAATGATCCGGCCTACTGCACGCTCGTCGCTGAAGTGAACGGTCAAACGGTCGGAATGATTGAACTCCGTCAGGTTATCTCCTATTGCAAGGAGCAGGAATCCGTCGCCGAGCTTACCGCCATTATTGTCGAGGAGTCTCTCAGAAGAAGCGGGCTTGGCAAACGGCTGATAGCCGCCGGAGAAGATTGGGCGCGCGGCCGTCAATGCAAGCAGATTTTCCTTAGCAGCGGCAATCGCGTCGAACGAGCGCCGGCACACGCTTTTTACCGCCATCTTGGATTCGAACAGAACGGTTATCGCTTTTGCAAATCGCTGTTATAA
- a CDS encoding galactose ABC transporter substrate-binding protein: MKKITSVLLASALLGAALAGCGGNNNSGNSGSAAATNSGTSANGGDSATTPKVGVAIYKFDDTFMTGVRNAIEESAKGIAEVDIVDSQNSQPTQNDKVDLFLTKKYSGMLINPVDRTAAGVIIDKAKAANTPVVFLNREPLPEDMKKWDKVYYVGAKAEESGTLEGQLIVDYWTAHPEADKNKDGVLQYVMLKGEPGHQDAELRTKYSIQAIEDAGIKVEKLAEDTAMWDRVKGQEKMAAFLGSHGDKIEAVLANNDDMALGAIEALKAAGYFSGDKFMPVVGVDATAPAVQALGEGTMLGTVLNDAKSQGKAAITLAALLAGGETPTKDNVGFDISDNQYVWISYKKITKDNASEVK; this comes from the coding sequence ATGAAAAAAATTACTTCCGTATTACTCGCAAGCGCATTACTCGGTGCTGCCCTGGCTGGCTGCGGTGGCAATAATAATTCGGGAAACTCCGGCAGCGCGGCGGCAACGAATTCCGGCACTTCCGCAAATGGCGGCGATTCGGCCACAACGCCTAAAGTCGGCGTAGCCATTTATAAATTCGACGACACCTTTATGACGGGCGTCCGCAACGCGATCGAGGAATCAGCCAAAGGCATCGCCGAGGTGGATATCGTGGACAGCCAGAACTCCCAGCCTACACAGAACGATAAGGTCGATCTGTTCCTTACGAAGAAATACAGCGGCATGCTGATCAACCCGGTCGACCGGACGGCGGCGGGCGTCATTATCGATAAAGCGAAAGCGGCCAACACTCCGGTCGTGTTCCTGAACCGTGAACCGCTTCCTGAAGATATGAAGAAGTGGGATAAGGTCTACTATGTAGGCGCCAAAGCGGAGGAGTCCGGAACACTTGAAGGCCAGCTTATCGTCGACTACTGGACAGCTCATCCGGAAGCCGACAAGAACAAAGACGGCGTGCTGCAGTATGTGATGCTCAAAGGCGAACCGGGACACCAAGACGCCGAGCTGCGCACGAAGTATTCGATTCAAGCAATTGAAGACGCCGGCATCAAGGTTGAGAAGCTGGCCGAAGATACCGCAATGTGGGACCGCGTAAAAGGCCAAGAGAAAATGGCCGCATTCCTCGGCTCGCATGGCGACAAGATTGAAGCCGTACTGGCCAACAACGACGATATGGCGCTTGGCGCGATCGAAGCTTTGAAAGCCGCGGGCTACTTCAGCGGCGACAAATTCATGCCGGTTGTAGGCGTTGACGCTACCGCTCCTGCCGTGCAGGCGCTGGGAGAAGGAACGATGCTCGGAACCGTGCTTAACGATGCGAAGAGCCAAGGCAAGGCCGCAATCACTCTGGCCGCTCTGCTGGCCGGTGGTGAAACTCCGACCAAGGATAATGTGGGCTTCGACATTTCCGACAACCAGTATGTATGGATCTCCTACAAAAAGATCACGAAAGACAACGCGTCTGAAGTTAAATAA
- a CDS encoding response regulator transcription factor has product MYKLILAEDEEDVREGIIGQIDWERYGFEVVDQAENGKEAADLIDRLLPDVVVTDIQMPFMNGLQLAEYTRSRYPGTKIIILTGYDEFEYAQRAIKLQIDEYILKPFSSQELIDVLLKVKGTLDSEISEKENIHVLSEHYRKSLPVLREQFLSSLVSRRLRPEEIAVKSREYGISLSGDWFQPSVISLDYIREPEASDPNHPVSLRDTGDRNLQLFAVLNIAEEICGKHGFGRVFIHRDDLVMLSSRTGTDESEITGRTLAILEEIRQNVQRFLKLTVTIGAGTVCRTPEMLFHSFADALQALDYRLILGNNRVIWIEDVESRTSRLPVYDELTEQSLIRTVKLGTVQELTEIINELFGTLDGSQVTANEYRIFLLEIITSILRMAKESGGETNELFGSGIMSLTDMNKFNNMEEAKQWIIDICTRLMNHIALERQSSYKHLVEQAKNFIKSHYQETDISIGKVCRHLHISTGYFSSIFKRETKMTFVNYLLLIRLEAAKELLRTTELKAFEIAEKIGFADPNYFSFCFRKKFGQSPKEYKNGARGG; this is encoded by the coding sequence TTGTACAAATTGATTTTGGCTGAAGATGAAGAGGATGTCAGAGAGGGGATTATCGGGCAGATCGACTGGGAACGCTACGGCTTTGAGGTAGTGGACCAGGCGGAGAACGGCAAAGAAGCGGCGGACCTCATCGACCGGTTGCTGCCCGACGTTGTCGTCACTGATATTCAGATGCCGTTTATGAACGGACTGCAGCTGGCTGAATATACCCGCAGCCGTTACCCGGGCACCAAAATCATTATTTTGACGGGATATGACGAATTCGAGTATGCGCAGCGTGCCATTAAGCTGCAAATTGATGAATATATTTTGAAACCGTTCTCTTCTCAGGAACTGATCGATGTGCTGCTGAAGGTCAAGGGAACCCTTGATTCGGAAATCTCCGAAAAGGAAAACATTCATGTGCTCAGCGAACATTACCGCAAAAGTCTGCCGGTACTGCGTGAACAGTTTCTTTCCTCGCTCGTGTCGCGCAGACTTCGGCCGGAAGAGATTGCGGTGAAGAGCAGAGAGTACGGCATTTCTCTCTCCGGAGACTGGTTTCAGCCTTCCGTTATCAGTCTGGACTATATTCGCGAACCGGAAGCTTCGGACCCAAATCATCCGGTCTCCCTGCGCGATACCGGCGACCGCAATCTCCAGCTGTTCGCCGTACTTAACATTGCCGAAGAAATCTGCGGAAAGCACGGCTTCGGCAGAGTGTTTATCCACCGCGACGATCTGGTCATGCTGTCTTCCCGTACGGGAACGGATGAAAGCGAGATTACCGGCAGGACTCTGGCCATTCTGGAGGAAATCCGCCAGAACGTGCAGCGCTTTTTGAAGCTGACCGTCACCATCGGCGCGGGAACGGTCTGCCGGACGCCGGAGATGCTGTTCCACTCGTTCGCGGATGCGCTTCAGGCGCTGGATTACCGGCTTATCCTCGGGAACAACCGGGTGATCTGGATTGAAGACGTCGAGTCACGTACCAGCCGCCTGCCCGTCTATGACGAATTGACCGAGCAGTCGCTTATCCGGACCGTCAAGCTGGGTACCGTACAGGAGCTGACGGAGATCATCAATGAATTGTTCGGAACGCTTGACGGAAGTCAGGTGACCGCGAACGAATACCGCATTTTTCTGCTGGAGATCATCACCTCTATTTTGCGGATGGCCAAAGAGTCCGGAGGTGAGACGAACGAGCTGTTCGGCTCTGGCATCATGTCCCTGACGGATATGAACAAATTCAACAATATGGAGGAAGCGAAGCAGTGGATTATCGATATCTGCACCCGGCTGATGAACCATATCGCTCTGGAGCGGCAGTCCAGCTACAAGCATCTGGTTGAGCAGGCGAAGAATTTTATCAAGAGCCATTACCAGGAAACCGATATTTCCATCGGAAAGGTGTGCCGGCATTTGCATATCAGCACCGGGTATTTCAGCAGTATTTTCAAAAGAGAAACTAAAATGACGTTCGTGAACTATCTGCTGCTAATCCGGCTTGAAGCGGCCAAGGAGCTGCTGCGTACGACAGAGCTAAAGGCTTTTGAAATCGCGGAAAAAATCGGCTTTGCCGATCCGAACTATTTCAGCTTCTGCTTCCGGAAGAAATTCGGCCAGTCGCCTAAAGAATACAAGAATGGCGCCAGAGGGGGGTAA
- a CDS encoding substrate-binding domain-containing protein encodes MKRIRVWLTLFLYILMAAALSSCLGSSPPHIAIDKNRNIHMIVKMNKGEYWNTVKMGAEAAAKEFNVKLTFKAPDSESDVKEQIAMVEDSIKEQADVIILAASSYMGLAQVVDKAAYNRIPVISVDAEVGSARVTANIGSNGYQAGQKSAERLVQLLNGSGDIGILNFTNTSDKQASGSESDFDYGARDADEREKGFLDYVARYPSVHVVDISYTPSVTAEAEELTRLMLLRHPNLRGIAALNETASQGAATVLQERGLRSIQMVAFDSSPAMMEQIQEGIVQAAVIQNPFSNGYLAVKNAVEILQGIKVPERVDTGTKLIDLGNMLWPENQKLLFPFVR; translated from the coding sequence ATGAAAAGGATACGGGTATGGCTGACTTTGTTTCTCTACATCCTTATGGCGGCGGCGTTGTCCTCCTGTTTGGGATCGTCCCCGCCGCACATCGCCATCGACAAGAACCGCAATATTCACATGATCGTGAAAATGAACAAGGGCGAGTACTGGAACACGGTTAAAATGGGTGCGGAGGCCGCCGCCAAGGAATTCAACGTGAAGCTGACCTTCAAGGCCCCCGATTCGGAGAGCGATGTGAAGGAGCAGATCGCCATGGTCGAAGATTCCATCAAGGAGCAGGCGGACGTAATCATTCTGGCGGCAAGCAGCTATATGGGTCTGGCCCAGGTTGTCGACAAAGCGGCCTATAACCGGATTCCGGTCATTTCCGTCGACGCCGAGGTCGGATCGGCCAGGGTGACGGCTAATATCGGCTCCAACGGCTACCAAGCGGGTCAGAAATCCGCCGAACGGCTCGTTCAGCTGCTGAACGGCTCCGGCGACATTGGCATTCTGAACTTTACGAACACTTCGGATAAGCAAGCGAGCGGATCGGAGAGCGACTTCGATTACGGAGCGCGGGACGCCGACGAGCGGGAAAAGGGATTTTTGGATTACGTAGCCCGTTACCCGTCCGTGCATGTGGTGGACATTTCCTATACGCCCTCTGTTACGGCGGAAGCCGAAGAGCTTACACGGCTGATGCTGTTGAGGCATCCGAACCTGCGCGGCATCGCGGCATTGAACGAGACGGCGTCGCAGGGAGCTGCGACAGTGCTTCAAGAGCGCGGTCTCCGCAGCATCCAGATGGTCGCTTTCGACAGTTCCCCTGCCATGATGGAGCAGATTCAGGAAGGTATTGTGCAGGCCGCCGTTATCCAGAACCCGTTCAGCAACGGTTATCTGGCGGTCAAGAATGCAGTGGAAATCCTTCAGGGCATTAAGGTGCCGGAGCGAGTCGATACGGGTACGAAGCTGATTGATCTGGGTAATATGCTGTGGCCGGAAAATCAAAAGCTGCTGTTCCCGTTCGTGCGGTAA